The region GCAGCACGACCCCGACCGCGGCGCCGTGGTCCTGGGCGAGGTCGCGGATCAGGTCGAGGGTCTCGACCTGGTAGCGCAGGTCGAGGTGGTTGGTGGGCTCGTCCAGCAGGACGACGCCGGTGTCCTGGGCCAGGCAGGTGGCGAGCCAGACGCGCTGCATCTCCCCGCCGGAGAGCTCCCCGGCGGCCCGGTCCGCCATGTCGCCGACCCCGGTGGCGGCCATGGCGCGCTCGACCGCCTCCCGGTCCCGGGCGCTCGGGCCGGCGAGGCCGCGCCGGTACGGGTGGCGCCCGAACGCCACGACCTCGCGCACGGTCAGGCCCTCGGGCACGGGCCGGGACTGGGAGAAGAGGGTGACCTCGCGGGCGAACCGGCGGGCGCTGAACGCGGAGGCCGGGGTCGCGCCGGGGCCGAGCGTGACCTGCCCGGCGTCGACGCGGTGCAGCCGGGCCAGGGAGCGCAGGAGGGTGGACTTGCCGCTGCCGTTCGGCCCGACCAGGGCGGTGACGCGTCCGGCCTCCAGGGCGAGGGCGGCCCCGTGGACGACCTCGGTCCCGCCGTGGCTCAGGACCAGGCCGTCTCCGCGCAGGGCGTGCGCGCCCGTCACGGCGCCGTGCGCACGGCGGTGCGCCCGGGTGCCGGGAACCGGGCGGCGCGGCGCGGCGTCCGGTCGGCCGTGTGCGGCGCGGCGGCTCCGACTGCACGTCCGGGCAGGTCACGGCGGGTTCGGGAGCACGCGGGAGCGCGGCCGCCCGGAGTGGAGATTAGGTTAGCCTTCACTCACTCAGGATAGATTTGTCCGCTTTGTGGCTGCAATCAGGACTTCTGGACACCCGATACGGGATTCCGGACAGGAGCCGGGTGCGCGGCGCCCGCGTACGCCCCCGGCGTGGTGCCCATGACCCGCCGGAAGGCCTCGATGAAGGTACTGGTCTGGGCGTAACCGAGGAGTTCCGCGGCGTCCTGGACCTCGCACCCCTCGCTGAGCAGCGTCAGCGCCCGGTGGATGCGCAGTGACCGTCGCCACTGCGCGAACGACAGCCCGGTGGC is a window of Nocardiopsis changdeensis DNA encoding:
- a CDS encoding ABC transporter ATP-binding protein, with amino-acid sequence MTGAHALRGDGLVLSHGGTEVVHGAALALEAGRVTALVGPNGSGKSTLLRSLARLHRVDAGQVTLGPGATPASAFSARRFAREVTLFSQSRPVPEGLTVREVVAFGRHPYRRGLAGPSARDREAVERAMAATGVGDMADRAAGELSGGEMQRVWLATCLAQDTGVVLLDEPTNHLDLRYQVETLDLIRDLAQDHGAAVGVVLHDLDHAARVADTLVLLDAGRVRAAGDPAEVLTEENLGEVYGIPVEVTRDPRTGRLRMDPVGRHPDRTRSAPRT